The genomic interval AAGAAATCTTGAAGCCCCCAGGTAGCACCCCTTGACACCGCACCACCCATGGTACCAATCCATTGTCAGCCACGGTCTACTGCAGGAGTGAGGAAGGGACTTTCAAAGTCAGCATTTCATCTTGGGCGGATCAATGTACAGAAAAGCCAAGGTTTGGGCTTACTAATGGTAACCTTCTTCCCCTTCCGCAACCTACTAATAACCCATGGTTTATGGTTTCTTTTTCACCCAACCGCACTTACTTCCATCAaacctcttcctctcccttctcaaCCCTTCTCTGCCCTCATTCCCCATTGTAAGGAGGCACAGCATGCCCATCATGTGGTCCTGATTGACAAGGGAGCTGAAGGACCCCCAACCCTCTCCACTGCCCATGAAACAGAAACAACCACCCACACCATGCACAGTTTCAACTGAGCAGCAACCAGACCCCAGCGCAAGGACGGTCACGATAGCTATGCAATCTGTGAAGACAGCAGTGGGCAGCTGTTGGGAGGGATGGGCAGAGTTTTTCTGACCAACAAAAAGAAGACCACAGCTATGCTGCCTTTCCACAACAGGAGGCTTAAGACTCATTTAAATGACTGTGAAAGTCAGATATAGAGAACATAACTACAGTTAGCGTCTCATGGTACACATACAAGGATTCTTTTCTTGAGGGATTTGAATCCATGAATCTATTTTGTTGGcttttaaatatgcatatacTTCTTTGATAAAAGCCATCACAATGCAATTTCAAAATATCCCTTCTAAAACAACCACTAGAGAATTTCAATCTTCCCCACACCCTTTTCACCAGGTTAATCACCCGGCCTCCTTACATCACCACTGATGATGAAGAATACCATCATCTTTCAAAGATGTGACCCACATTACCCCCCTTCCCTTTTCAAGAGAGCAAAGCTTTTAAGGAACAACTTGACCATATTGCAGCTGCCAAGCAAGAACATATAGGTACAAAATCACTCAATTATGATAACAATAAAGACAGGCATAATATGGCAGGGCAAAGTATTGTCATACCCTGAGGCTTGTGATGACTATGGAAGATATTCatagattattttaaagtgcttaTTATGTGAATTAAAGTTGAAATTACCTCTTTAGATTTCCTGTGCCAGTccttattttctcctccatctctttctttcatctccTCTTCCGTAATGCCAACCTGGTTGGTGTAAGTAATAGCTCTCCAGTCTCGGGGAGAGTTTGAAATACTTGCTATTTTGGATTCAGttgcactgttttcttctgttaatgaTCTTGATGACCTCCTAgtaaacaaacttttttttaaggcttttacTCGAAGACTCTCACTATTACTTCCACTGGCATCTGAACAGCACCATTCTGGATTATTCTCCAGTTTGCCTCCATGAGGAGTATTGTGGCACTGAAATATCTGCGGGGAGTTACTCTCATCTGATGCAGCCTCACTTGTTAAAGAATTGAGATCTATCTGTACACTGACCTTCTCTGGCTGCTGAATTTTTTGATCCAATTTGCTTAGTTTTCCCAGGACTTGGGAGATTTCTTCTCGGACACCTGAGAGAGATTCCAGTTTCTTCTCTATTTCACCAATCCTCAAAACTAATTTGCAGACACTCGTTTTTAGTTCATCATCTGTGTTACTGATATCTGCCCGGACCACTTTATCCAATTTGTTACAGGCACTCCCATTGGAGATTTTAGTCAGATTGTGCTCAGGTGAGCTCTCACAGTCTGATTTATGCACCTGAGACAAAGAACCAGTGCTGTTGTAGCACGAAGATTGCATCACTCCTGTGGACCCGCTAATACTCATGTCATCCAAAAACCGGAAAATGTCACTGATGTCATCACTGACGATTTCAGAGTCATCATCCGACTGCTTAAGAGAGTGCCGCTCTCCATACTTGGCTTGGCCCCCCACACACAAATCCTTGCATTTCTTGTGGTCCAGCATTTGCTGCTCCGTTTGCGTCCCAACACTCGTGGTCCTGTCAATGCTTAAGATCTGAACAGAAGTGCAATTAATGCTTTTATCCTTAAACTTTTTGACTGGCTCATGTTTCTCCACATCTAGAATGGAAGGAATTTCCTTGGGTTTATGCCCATTTGGTTTCACAGCGTAGTTTGCCTGCATAATTGGTTGCTGATCCTTCGTGTTTAGGTAGGACTGATGCCTGTCAGCTGAAGGAAAGTTTGGAGATGGGTTGTTCGAACTCTGGTATCGCGGCTTCTCTTCAGACTGCTTCCTATTAAAAAATGATCGTTCAAAGTCAGGTACCTCCTCAGTATTTAAGCTCCAGCTTTTAGCTGGCCAGGCAGTTTGCTTGGTTGGCTTTCCAGTCCACTTTTTGGTGTCCTGGGGCCCGAGAATAGTAGTTGGGCCAAAATACGTTGAAGCTTGAAGATCATCTAAACTTTCATGCTTCACTCGTCTTTTGTCTGGTATAGGCGAATAAACTGGATTCAAGTACTGGCTGCTGTATGGCATTTCAAAGCTGTGGTTGAAGAAAACTTGCTTAGagctttctttcctgttctgagGCTCTCTGTGTCCATCTTCTGGCTTTTTGTTGGATGGTATTAAGTTGGGAGATATTGTAATCAGATTATGAAAATCTTctttgaatatatttcttttctgaacacaCGACTGCATCACAAACGGCTCgtcatttgaaatgaaagtttCTTTTATGCCCGCACTTATAGGCAAGGAGTCCTGGTCTGAAATAGATTCATTTTCAATGTTCATGGGGAAGTACGTACTCTGCATCTCACATGGTGGAGATGTGGCGATGGAGTAGGACGCCAGCGCCTGCAGCCTGTCCAGAGAGGCAGCCCGACCCTTCATCTCCTTATTAACACCAAGTAAAAAGTTGGGTTCTGACGAGGGGACAAACTGTTGACAGTCTTTGCAGTccatctttctgcattttgaagaCCTTCTGACTGGAAAGCCCCGGTTAAACTCCTGGTCGTTCAGCTCACAGTTGGGCACGCAGTCTGCCATATTGCAGATTTCTGTGTCAGACCTACAGGACTCGAAGgactctttctttttcactttctgcctTGCAACTGGAAGTTTCTCCTTGGCCACTCCCCCGTTCATTTGTATGAGGTTGAATATTGTTACTATATCTGCCGCAACCATGATTTTCTTTGATTGCTGATTGTTTACAGTGCATCTCATTTTGTCTTTGAACAAAGTCGCTGGGAAATTAGGATCCAGGCAAGCGGTGTAAAACAGCACGCTTCTGAGCTTGGCCAACTGGGATAAATCAAACCTCGCGCACAGGGACTTGCAGAGGTCCTGGTAAGAAACAGTATTCTGCTTTGTGTCCAGCTCCTCCAAGATCTTCACCAGGAAGAGCGAGGATTCCTGGTTGGACTCCATGGCTTAAGCGTATTTTGTTGTTTAGCCTGGAAACTGCGTTCCACTTCTACAGTAACAcacaacagcaaacaaaaaagattgtAAGTCACCCACAGATAATATTCAGGACCTTGTAATTCAGCCACAGATGGGACCTGACTTCCTAGCCATGCAGTCGAGGGCTTGCTTGTATAACCCATCCTCATGTTTCGATCTCCAGGCTGTAATTCTAGCATCGATGAAATCGATGCTTAAATGGAATCCAGATTTCATCCAAGGAAGCTCATTTATGTCAGCGTCTACTAAAGCAAGCAAGTGAATAAACAGCAGAAGCTTTGGAGGGGCTGAACTGTTGGCAGATATACAATCCCAGCCTGCTTGCTACGGGGCTTTCACACAATTTCTTACCAACTTGTGAGAGGTTGAAAGTACAGACACATCAAATTGTTTGGCAATAATTCTAGCCCTAGCCTAACCAGAGATGATCTACCACACCATGACAACCCCAGCTGTTTTCATATCTGACTGCAAATGGCTCTCAGGAAGATTTTCTGGCAATAAACTTCTGACGTGTTTTTAGAAGTTATCTGAGCACATAATTACCatcttgcttattttaaaacattattttctcctctACTCTGAATTATCTCCTCTGAATACCATGACACTTTTTCCAGAAATACCTTTTCCTAAGTTATGATTCAGGAATGGAAAAGCTGCCTGGTCCCACGTGAAAAATCTGTGTGAACCCCATTTCAGCTACAAAGTGCAAAATttagaaaagagcagaaagagttaagcaaaagaaaatcccaCTGAATCTTGAAACCAATCCAGCAGATGCTAGAGGGCTGGCTGCCAATCAGGGTGGATTTGAAGACTGAGAACAAGGACAGAGAACATCCTCTTCAGTGATGTGCTCCCAGAGCAACCCAGGGAGTGCAGCTCCATTCACCGGCCCGAAATGATAGGGCAGAGGTGGAGAGCAAAGGCTGCACATTTATGTGGATAACAAGAATAGGTCAAACAAGCACAGCTAACGCGAGCAAACATCTTGGGAAGGATATAAACCCCTGCACTTTCAAAGTTGAAACCAACCTCTAGCTATTATGGATTAGGAAAGGatgttgcgggggggggggggggggcatacTATTTTTCATCTGCCTACTGTGAATATCCTTGTCAGTGTCTCTGCTGTTGGCTACTAGGAGAGACAGAGCACAGGATGATGCAGTCTGCCAATTCCTATGTTTGGTCACTTTGTTATTCTTACTGATaggaatgacaaaaatattttctcttctccaaaaaGGTACGGTATCTTCCCCCATTCACTCCTACCCTCAGATGACCCCTGGAACTAgtctctccctctgcctcaAGTGCAGAATATCCATCCAAATGGAAAAGCACAAAAGTCAGGCTTGCAAGGTTTCTTATTACTCATTCAAAAAGTCACCTCCTAGCCAAAAACCTGAGGACTCCTGAGCACCACTCCAGGAATACAGGGCTCCTGTTCCCCCTCTTGTAGCCTTTCATCTTGCCCTGACACTACACACTGGCGATCACTATCAGTGTCAGAAGCCAGTGCACATCAGCTTTTATAGCAAATGCCACAGTAGCATcttccagagggaaaaaacaaaaccaccacgTTGCCCGTAAGAATATGAAACAAGTCTCCATACAGACATGGCTGTTTATTTAAGCAGCATCTTTCTACTGCATATGATCAGAAGTTGAGCAGCAGCAACGTGAAAGTATTTCTGTGATTGTAAACACTACTCTCAGAAACCAATGGCTACAGGGATTTTCCAACACCTCTGCTGCAtgcatgtttgcttttaaagctcCTGTATTATGCATGGCAGCACAACTCTTAGGTAAACTgacaaaagagcaaaaatgttATATTGCTCAGTGCTCAGCTCCAGAAAGTAATGCTAAAAGCTGGAGGAGGATGCTTGTATCCCTTTCTTCTTTATCAACAGCGTGTGCTTGGAGGCACAGCCTCTTTAACAGCCTGCCTTTGTATTTCTGACATGTCACCATAAGACAATGAAGCTCCCAAGCTAGGTCCAAACTGCTCTGTCTGCCACCAAAGCCACCGAGCACTCCCAGAGTAAACTTCACATGTGGGGCTCGGAGACTGTCCCAGCTGCCAGGGGACTGGCATTGCAAGTCAATTTTCTGCATGTCATAAATCTGTCATTTGGGGCAAGAGTGGAAATCTGTCTTTTTGTCACCTCTGGGCTGAATACCAGCAAAAGCAACTATCTCCTCCCATTTGTAACTTCACAGCTTCTTGCAAAACCCTCACCTGGATATGTGTTTTCACAGCCTGATACACACTATACGCTGTCTGCACCAGCCTGCCAGCGCCCTGCTTTCTCCCCACTCACACTCCTGCCAAAATACACAAGTAGCCAGTTTGCaataatatatttctgaaaactgtcAACCCATTTTGTTCCCTACCTTTCTGTCTTTATTCTCTCATCCCACCAAGGATACCGTAGGTACAGTTTCTTGAAATTTTTTGGTTTGTACCAAGCCATTCTTAGCGTACCCCTCCCATCAAAGGTTTTAACTTCAATTCAGGTTTCTAAACCTTATGAATCTGGTAAAACTTAGGTGCagcctgattttcaaaggtgctGAGTGCTGACAAGTTCAGTAAGTTCAGTGGAAGCCCTGCATACCCCCAAATCtcacattgcttttatttagcaCCGACCAGGAGCTTTGGTTTGGGGACTCCAAACCATACCCAAGCAGTAAGGCAGCGGCACTGAAGCATGGATCCCAAGCAGAGGAGCTCTGCTAGACCTGGTTTAGCTCAGTCTGGGACCCTGTGCTCACAGACCCAAGCCTGGGAGGTAGCAGTCAGCTATAAAGCAGTGAGAAGACAGGGAGGTGACAGAGGCTTTAAGACAAGGATGACCAGGAGAGAGCTGAGCCTGCTGAGGTGGGAATTCAGCCAATTCACTCAACTGAGGCTCAGCTATGGGAGGTAGGAATTGAAAAAGCAGGTTGCAAAATCAGATGTAGGCCTTGAGGAAAAGTAAGCTAGCTAGGAGTTGGAATAATTTCCTCTTCACCTCTTGGCTGTTCACAAACAGCTTTCTGGTGTGAGCACACTTTAGGTGCAAAAGGTACCTTTGGGCTTCAGCCTGGGAATGGAAAAGGGTGCTCCCTTGTGCCAGAGCATCAGAAACGTTGCTAGCGGAGCACACAACAGACTCAGGCTTTGAAGAATAGGATGTATTACCCCATAAGGTTAATATATAAGGGCCTTGAAGTCTTGTTTCCTGGGTCAGGGATGTAAAAACCTGGTGCCAAGGTTTTTAGTGGCACATTAAGCAACTCTGTCTCTTGTCAAGCCTCCTAACAGCCTGCAACGGAGACAGGTACCTCTTGGCAAGTCACCGCGGGAGCTGCCACATCCCAGGTGCCAAGCACTTGGCCAGGCACCGTATCAGCTGTTATGTCCACGTTCATTCATTATCTCTCAAAGCAGGACCAGAATAGACCTGGACATGGCACATAAATGCAAAGTTCCGAAATAAGCACAGGAAGGCCTTTTAGAGAGGCTACAGGGTCATGAATCagtc from Aquila chrysaetos chrysaetos chromosome 5, bAquChr1.4, whole genome shotgun sequence carries:
- the MINAR1 gene encoding major intrinsically disordered Notch2-binding receptor 1 translates to MESNQESSLFLVKILEELDTKQNTVSYQDLCKSLCARFDLSQLAKLRSVLFYTACLDPNFPATLFKDKMRCTVNNQQSKKIMVAADIVTIFNLIQMNGGVAKEKLPVARQKVKKKESFESCRSDTEICNMADCVPNCELNDQEFNRGFPVRRSSKCRKMDCKDCQQFVPSSEPNFLLGVNKEMKGRAASLDRLQALASYSIATSPPCEMQSTYFPMNIENESISDQDSLPISAGIKETFISNDEPFVMQSCVQKRNIFKEDFHNLITISPNLIPSNKKPEDGHREPQNRKESSKQVFFNHSFEMPYSSQYLNPVYSPIPDKRRVKHESLDDLQASTYFGPTTILGPQDTKKWTGKPTKQTAWPAKSWSLNTEEVPDFERSFFNRKQSEEKPRYQSSNNPSPNFPSADRHQSYLNTKDQQPIMQANYAVKPNGHKPKEIPSILDVEKHEPVKKFKDKSINCTSVQILSIDRTTSVGTQTEQQMLDHKKCKDLCVGGQAKYGERHSLKQSDDDSEIVSDDISDIFRFLDDMSISGSTGVMQSSCYNSTGSLSQVHKSDCESSPEHNLTKISNGSACNKLDKVVRADISNTDDELKTSVCKLVLRIGEIEKKLESLSGVREEISQVLGKLSKLDQKIQQPEKVSVQIDLNSLTSEAASDESNSPQIFQCHNTPHGGKLENNPEWCCSDASGSNSESLRVKALKKSLFTRRSSRSLTEENSATESKIASISNSPRDWRAITYTNQVGITEEEMKERDGGENKDWHRKSKEADRQYEIPQPHRLSKQPKDAFLIEQVFSPHPYPASLKSHMKSNPLYTDMRLTELAEVKRAQPSWTIEEYTRNSGDKGKIAALDLQTQESLNPNNLEYWMEDIYTPGYDSLLKRKEAEFRRAKVCKIAALIAAAACTVILVIVVPICTMKS